The genomic region TGGGCACCGCGGTGCTGCTGGCCGCGATGGCCCGCCGGGGTGTGCGCGACATCGTGCTGGCCGGATCCATGGTGGTCTACGGCGAGGGCGCCTATACCTGCGCCGAGCACGGACCCGTCCGGCCGGGGCCGCGCGCGGAGGCCGACCTGGACGCCGGCCGCTTCGATCCCCTGTGCCCCCGCTGCGGGGCCCGGCCGGAACCCGGCCTGGTCGGCGAGGACGCCCCTACCGACCCGCGCAACGTCTACGCCGCCACCAAGCTGGCGCAGGAGCACCTGTGCGCGGCGTGGGCGCGCGCCACCGGAGGACGCGCGGTGTCGCTGCGCTACCACAACGTCTACGGCCCCGGCATGCCGCGCGACACCCCCTACGCGGGGGTGGCGTCCTTCTTCCGCTCGGCCCTGGCCCGGGGCCGGGCCCCGCGCGTGTTCGAGGACGGCCGGCAGCGGCGCGACTTCGTGCACGTGCGCGACGTGGCCGACGCCAACGCGGCGGTGCTCGCCGCCCTTCCCGAACGGCCGGAGGGCGTCCTGAGCGCGTTCAACGTCGGCAGCGGGACACCGCACACGGTCGGTGACCTGGCGTGGACCCTGGCGGAGGCGCACGGGGGACCCGATCCGGTCGTCACCGGCGAGTACCGGCTGGGCGACGTCCGGCACATCACCGCCTCCTCCGCGCGCCTGACCGAGGAGTTCGGGTGGCGTCCGCGCGTCGGCTTCGACGAGGGGGTCCGGGAGTTCGCGCGGGCGGAGCCGCGGGCCCGCGCCGGTGCCGAGGCGCCGGCTCGGTGACTCCGGGTGACCGCGTGTCGCGGGGTGTTCCTCCCGCACGGGAGCCGTGTCGCTTCGTAGCGTGATCATCGTGATCGATGAGCGACGTGAGAGCGAAGTCTCCGCTACGGAGAGTGACAGGGTCTCGTGCGAGTCCGAATCCTCGGCACGAGGGGAGCGGCCGCCCCCGGTGGACGTGGTCCTGCCGTGCCTGGACGAGGCGGCGGCCCTGCCCTGGGTCATCGAGCGCGTGCCCGCCGGGTGGCGGCCGATCGTGGTCGACAACGGGTCCACCGACGATTCGGCGCGCGTCGCCGCGGCCCTGGGCGCCCTGGTGGTCTCCGAACGGCGGCGCGGGTTCGGCTCGGCCTGCCACGCGGGGCTCCTCGCCGCGACCGCCGAGGTCGTCTGCTTCTGCGACTGCGACGCCTCCCTGGATCCCGCCCTGCTCCCGCCCATGGTGGACGCGGTACGCGGGGGCCGGGCGGACCTGGTCGTGGGCCGCCGGCGCCCCACCCGCGGCGGCGCCTGGCCCGTGCACGCCCGCCTGGGCAACGCGGCGGTCGCGCGCATGCTCCGCAGACGTACCGGCCTGCGGATCCGCGACATCGGACCCATGCGCGCCGCGCGGCGGACGGACCTGCTCGCCCTGGGCCTGGCCGACCGGCGCTCCGGCTACCCCCTGGAGATGGTCGTGCGCGCCGCGGACGCGGGATGGCGCGTCGACGAGGTGGACGTGCCCTACCTCCCCAGGACCGGCGCCTCCAAGGTGACCGGCACATGGCGGGGGACGTGGACGGCGGTACGGGACATGTCGGCGGTCCTGCGCGGGCCCGCGCACACACCGGCGCGCCCCGACGGGGGAGAGCGGTGAGCGGCCCCGGGCGGGGCGCCCGCTCCGGGCCGGGCGCCGGTCCCTCGGGGGACACGACGCTGCTGGTGATCGCCAAGGAACCCGTGCCCGGCCGGGTCAAGACCCGGCTGATGCCCGAGTACACCGCGGAGGAAGCCGCGCGCCTGGCCGCCGCCGCGCTCGCGGACACCCTGGCCACGGTGCTCACGCTGCCCGCGCGCCGGAGGGTGCTGGTCCTGGAGGGACGCCCGGGGCCGTGGCTGCCGGACGGCGGGTTCGACGTCGTCCCCCAGACGGGCGGCGGGCTGGACGAGCGCCTGGCCGCCGCGTTCGCCGGGTGCTCGGGCCCCGCCCTGCTGCTGGGCATGGACACACCGCAGGTCACGGCGCACATTCTGGCCCCCGCTTTGGCTCCCGACGCCTGGCGGCGCGCCGACGCCTGGTTCGGGCCGAGCGAGGACGGGGGCTTCTGGGCCCTCGGTCTCGCCCGCCCCGACCCCGCCCTGCTGCTGGGCGTGCCGATGTCGACGGACCGGACCGGCCGGATTCAGCGCCGGCGCCTGACCGACGCGGGCCTGCGGGTCGGCGACCTGCCGGTCCTGGCGGACGTGGACACGGCGGCCGACGTCGACCGCGTCGCGGGCCAGGCCCCCGGCAGCCGCTTCGCGCGGGCGGTCGGGGACCGGGCGAGCGGGGCGGCGCGATGAGCGCGGCCGAGGCCGGCCTCGCCCCGGCCGACGTCACGCCGTGGCGCTGCGATCCGTACACCGACGCCCTGGCCAGGGGGACCGGTCCGCTGTACCTGCGGCGCTCCGACGGGTCGGTGCTGCCACTGGACGTCGAGCGCTGGTGCGGTGCGGTCGACCCGGTCGACGCCGCCCTCCTGGACCGCTGCGAGGGCAGCGTCCTCGACGTGGGCTGCGGCCCCGGACGCCTCGTCGCGGCGCTGGCCGGGCGCGGGCGGCCGGCCCTGGGCGTCGACCCGAACCCGATGGCCGTGGCCCGCGCCGGCGCCGCGGGCGGCAGGGCCCTGTGCCGGTCGGCGTTCGATCCGCTGCCCGGGGAGGGCGGCTGGGACACCGCCCTGCTCGTGGACGGCAACATCGGCATCGGCGGAGCTCCCGGACGGCTGCTCACCCGGGTGCGGACCCTGGTCCGGGCCGGTGGACTGCTCATCGTCGAGACGGTCCCCGGTGACGTCTGCGAGCGGATGACCGTGCGGATCTGCGACGGCCGGGGACGTGTCGGCGCCCCGTTCCCGTGGGCCAGGCTCGGGATCCCCGCGCTGCTGCGCCTGGCGGAGCGGGCGGAGTGGGACCGCGCGGACGTGTGGGAGGCCGGCGGACGCGTGTTCGCGGCGCTGCGCTCCGCCCCCGTGGACGACCCGGCCGGTGCCGCGGTCGCGCGGCCCTCTCAGCGCGAGCGGTCGGCCGCCGCGCCGCCCGCGTGCCGGACGGCTCCGACCACCGACGAGACGGCGAAGAGCAGCGCGCAGACCAGCAGCCAGCGCCCGGCGAACGGGTGTCCGGGCAGTCCGCTCTTGGACAGGTAGGCGTCCGAGGGGCCCAGGACGAGGGGGAAGTAGACCGCGAACAGCAGTGCGGAGAGCACGGCGGGCACGCGCACGTGGTTGATGAGACGGATCCGCGCCCGGTCGCCGCGTCCGCCGTGCCCGTGCCCGCCGTGTCCGGCACCGGACGGACGCCCGGCCAGGCGCCCTGCCACGGCCCGCCAACCGCGGTCGACGAGCGTGTAGCCGGGCACGAGCACCAGGTCGTGCAGGAGGGCGCCGCCGAGGAACCACACCGCGACGCCGACGGGGTCGCCGCCCAGGAGCCGCACCCCGGCGTACCCGGCCAGGGCGAACGACCCGGCCATGAGCAGGAGGTGGAACACCGAGGCCCCGTACCAGCGCCGCAGGGCGCCCATCACGCCTCCTCGAAGGTGAGCCGCCCGACCCACTTCGTGTTGTGCACGCCCGGCGCGGCCGGGACGATGACGCGGGCCGGATACCCGTGGTCCAGGGAGAGGTCCGCGCCGTTGACGCGCAGGGCCAGCAGGGAACGCGGATCCGCGACCTGGTTGGCGCGCAGTCCGGCACGGGTGAAGCTCCCCGTGCTCTGGACCGACTCCACGAGCACCCACACCGGAGCCGCGGCACCGACCAGTGCGGCCAGGTCGGCCAGGCGCACGCCCGACCACTCCTGGTCCCGGGTCGACCACCCCTCCACGCAGGCGATCGGCAGGGCCGCCCGGTGCTGGGGGAGCGCGAGCAGCTCCTGCCGGGTGAGGACCGCCTCGCGGCCGCCTCCGCGCACGGTCAGCCGCCAGTCCTTCCCGGTCGCGTCCGCGTCGATCCCGGCCCGGGACGCGGTCGTGTTCACCTGGAAGCCGTTCGGCCCCTCGCCCGCCGACCTGCCGCGCGGAGCCAGCAGGGCGGTCGCCCGCAGCGGACCCCCGATGCTCTGTCCCACCGTCACCGCGAACAGCGTCAGCGACCCCAGCCCCACCAGTCCCAGGACTCCGCCGCGCGTGATAGTCGCGGGCGCGGGGTCGGGCGCGGTGAGCCCGGGGCCGGCGGACCGTCCCGGCTCGGGCGCCGGTGCGTCCGCCGGACCCGCCCGCAGCGCGCGGACCATGACGGGCACCTTGGTGCCGAGGTGGACGGCCAGACCGGCGAGGAACACCCAGGAACCGTAGAAGTGCAGGACGTAGAACGAACCGGGGAAGACGTACTCGAGCTGGACGTTGAGCACCCCGGTCGCGAAGACGAACAGCGCCCCGTCGACGAGCAGGACCAGGGACAGCCGTTCCAGGGCGTGTGCCGCGGAGCGGACGGGCGGCCAACCGAAGAACAGGGGCGCGACCGACCAGAGCTTGGCCAGCAGGACCGGCACCAGCACGATGCCCAGGGTCACGTGCAGGCCCTGGGTCAATCGGTAGAGCCAGTGCGGGTCGGTCGGCCAGGCGAAGAGGTAGAAGCCGAGCAGCCCCTTGTCCGGGGTCTTGTCGTTGACCGGGGTCAGATCGGGGTTGTAGGCGGCGTAGGACAGCAGGCCGGTGACGGTCACGACCGTCAGCCCGACCAGCAGGACCGCGCCCAGCACCGATGTGGTCGAGCGGCCGCGCACCGGACTGCGCCAGAAGCCGGGGCGCGTGGGTCCGAAGGCGGGCCCGTCCCTCAGCAGAGCCCGCCACCGGCTCGGCGGCGGACCGCCGGTGTCCGCGGCACCGGCGCCTTCCGGACGGTCGCCCGACGTACCGGAGCCCTCCGTGTCCTCGGTGCCCTCGTCCACGCGCGGCCTCCTCGGTTCCTCGTCGCGGCGGGCCGGGCCGCACTCGCGATCCTAGGCCGGGTGGTCCGTGCGCCCGGGCAGTGAAACGCGCTCCGACCAGGCCCTCCACGCCCCCGGCGACACGCCGCGGGGCGGTCGTGGCCGCGCGGGGCGGCCGAGTCTAGGGTGGCGGCGTGACGCCGCGCGGCCTTCGGCACCACCCTCGCGAAGCGGTCGGCGACGGGCGCGCCGGGCGCCGACTCGACGTGCTCACGGCGCTGGGCGCCGCGGCCCTCGTCCTGCTCGCCGTGGTGGTCGGACGCGCCGTCGAGCGCGCGGACGGCAGCCTGCGCGTGGACTGGCCCCCGCTGTACGCCTCCTGGTCCCCGCACACCGGACCCGGCACCGTGGCCGCCCTCGTCCTGGCGGCGGCGGTGGCCGCCGCCGGGCCTCCCGTGGCGCGGGCCCTGCCCTGGCGCCCGCTGGTGGCGCTCACCTGGGCGGCGTCCACCCTGTGGACGTTCGCCCTCGCCCTCGTCGACGGGTGGCGGGGGTTCGCGACGCCGCTGGAGTCGCCCTACGAGTACCTCGCGTCGGTCGACCGGTTCGCGGACGCGGCCGCCGCGCTGCGCGGGTTCACCGGGCACATCCTCGTCGGGCAGCCCGACAACTGGCCGACCCACGTGGCCGGGCATCCGCCCGGAGCGGTCCTGACCTTCGTCGCGCTCGACCGCCTGGGCCTCGGCGGCGGTGCCTGGGCGGGCGCGTGGTGCGTGGTGGCGGGCGCGTCGGCCGCGGCCGCCGTCCTCGTCGCGCTGCGCGCGCTCGGAGCCGAGGGCGCGGCCCGCTCGGCGGCTCCTTTCCTGGTCCTGTTCCCCGGTGCGGTCTGGGTCGGCGCCTCGGCGGACGGCTACTTCGCGGGGGTCGCGGCGTGGGGTCTGGCCCTGCTCGCGGTGGCGGCGTCGCCGGGTGCCCGCGCGCCCCGGACGACGGCGCTCGCCGCCGGGCTGTTGCTCGGATGGACGGTGTACCTGTCCTACGGGCTGGTCCTGGTCGCGATCCCGGCGGTCGCCGTGCTGGTGTGCGCGCGGACCGCGCGCCCGCTGCCCTATGCCCTGGCGGGGGCGCTCGCGGTCGCCGCGGCGTTCACTGCGGCGGGTTTCTGGTGGTGGGAGGGGTACCGCCTGGTGGTGGAGCGCTACTACCAGGGCGTGGCGGCGATCCGCCCCTACGGCTACTGGGTCTGGGCGAACCTCGCCACGGCGGTCATCGTGGCGGGGGCCGCCTCCGTCGCGGGCGTGCGGAGGTGCCTGGCCGGGCTCCCCCGGGCGCTGCGCTCACGGGTGCGCCCGGCCGACGACCCGGACGGCGGCGGTCCCGTGGCCGTGCTCGTCGTCGCGGCGCTCTGCGCGATCGCGGTCGCCGACCTGTCGGGGATGAGCAAGGCCGAGACCGAGCGCATCTGGCTGCCCTTCGTCCTGTGGTCGGTCCCGGCGGCGTCGCTGCTGCCCCGCCGGGACCACCGCGTGTGGCTCGCGCTCCAGGCGGGGACCGCCCTGCTCGTCAACCACCTGCTCGCCACGGGATGGTGAGCGGGGCGGTCCCGCGGGGCACGCCCTACCGCAGCTCGACGGTGAGCCCGCGACGGCCGTAGTCGGGCACGGCCGTGTGGTCGCCGCCGGTCACCTCGATCGAGGCGAACGTCCCCGCAGCCGGCGCGCGTCGATCACGTGCACGACCCCGTCCACGGCGTCGGCGGCGTCGACCACCAGTGTCGCGTCGCCCTCGATCCGGACGGTGCCCCGCACGGCCAGCAGGCCGTGGCCGTCGGCCCGCTCCGTGCGTTGCGGCCGGTCAGGGTCAGCGTGCCGGAACCGGTCCTGGTGAGCCCGCCGGAGCCGTCGACGTCGTTGCGCCAGGTGTCGGCGGCGTGGAGCCCGCCGAGGGTTGAGTCCATGTGCACGCGGACGTCGTCCTCGAAGGCCCCGTAGCCGTCGGCGGCGCGGAACAGGTCGAGCCGCCCCCAGCCCTCCGGCCCGTCGAGCGGTTCGTAGCGCGCCGACAGCGCGGTGCTGCGCAGGACCGCGCGGCGCTGCTCCGCGTCCAGGTACGGCTGGCGTGTCTCTCCGACAGGACCTCCGGGCCCCGCGACACGGTCAGCGGCGCCTCCGCGCCCCGCCGCGGCAGCATGTACGTGAGCCGGGGCCGGAAGATCCGTTCGTTGGCCTCCCGATCGCCGTAGGGGTCCTCGCCGGAGTGCGCGTGGTCCCAGAGCGTGCCCTCGGTCCGCGCCGAGAAGGAAGAACGACTCGGCCTGGGTCCGGGACGCGGCCTTGTGGTCGGCGTTGTCGGGATCGGAGAGGATCGCCGCGGCCAGGTACAGCGCGTTGGTGTGCGGGCTGAGCCGGTCCGTGGAGTTCTCTCCCCGGTCAGGAATCCCAGAGGCGCGTGACGGGACGACGAACGCTCCCTGTTCCGCGTGTGAATGGTGTCCGGATCCGTGCCGCCCACCGCTCCGGTAGTGACGCCGCGTCATGCCCCCGCCCGGACGATCGTCATGGCGCGGCGGTGACGCGGCGCCACTGCCGGACGGGCGCGCGCCCGGCTGGAATGGGGGCATGACCTCCACACCAGTGATCGACGTCGAACACCTGCACCTCGCCTACGGCGGCTTCACCGCCGTGCGGGACCTGTCCTTCCAGGTACGGCCGGGTGAGCTCTACGCGCTGCTCGGCACGAACGGGGCGGGCAAGACCTCCACCCTCGAAACGGTCGAGGGCCACCGCGCCGCCACCTCCGGCACCGTGCGGGTCTTCGGGCGGGACCCCCGTGAGCGCCGCGCCGTGCGGCCCAGGACGGGGATCATGCTCCAGGAGAGCGGATTCGCCCCGGACCTGACGGTGCGCGAGTCGGTCCGGCTGATCGGGAGCCTCACCGAGCGCGTGGACCACGTCGACCGGGTGCTCGGCGTCGTCGACCTCGCGCGCCAGGCCGGGACCAGGGTGTCCCAGCTCTCCGGCGGCGAGAAGCGGCGACTGGACTTCGCCACGGCCGTGTACGGCTCACCGGAGCTGGTCTTCCTGGACGAGCCCACCACCGGACTGGACATCCGGTCCAGGGACGGCCTGTGGGAGGCCGTCGACAGGCTGCGGGAGGACGGGTCCACCGTCGTGCTCACCACGCACTACCTGGAGGAGGCCCAGCAGCGCGCCGACCGCATCGGGCTGATGCACCGGGGCGTCCTCCACCGGGAGGGGACCGTCGCCGAGCTGACGCGGACCCTGCCCGCCACCATCCGCTTCTCCCTCCCGGACTCCGCCCCGGAGCCGCCGCTGCGGGCCGTGCGCGAGGGCGGCGGATCGGTGCTCGTCGAGACCTCCGCGCTCCAGGAGGACCTGCGCGTGTTGCTCGACTGGGCCCGCGACCACTCCGTGGAGCTGCGCGAACTCCAGGCCGGACCGACCCGGCTCGACGACGTCTTCCGTTCCCTCGGCACCGAGTAGACCCGCACCCGGTACCGAGCGGACCCGGCACCTTCGCAGACCCCGCACCTTCCAGGACAAGGACTCCCACCATGCTCACGATCGCCCAGGGCGAGCTGATCCAGGTCTTCCGCAACCGGCTGGTCCTGGTCACCATGTTCGTGGTGCCCGCCGCCTCCAGCGCCTTCTACATCTACCTGCACCGGATCATCCCGGGCCTGGACCTCGGCGCCGTCGCCGCGGTCCTGGTGTTCATCATGGTGGTGATGGGGCTCTACACCACCACGGTCACCACGCTCGCGTCCCGGCGGCAGAACCTCTTCCTCAAACGGCTGCGCTCCACCGCCGCCGGTGACCCCGCCATCCTCACCGGGCTCGTGCTCCCGGTGAGCGCCATCACCCTGCTCCAGGTCGCCGTGGTGCTGACCGTGCTGACCGTGGTCGCCGCCGGACCGGCCGACGTGCCGCTCCTGGTGGCGGCCGTGCTCGCGGCGGCGGCCATGATGCTCGGGCTCGGGCTGGCCACCGCCGGACTGACGAACTCTCCCGAGCACGCCCAGGTGACCACCCTGCCCCTGCTGGTCGGCACCCTCGCGGTGTCCGGCTGGGTGGGGTTCACCGGCACCGAGGAGCTCACGCTGCTCAAGCGCCTGCTCCCCGGCGGGTCGGCCGCCGAACTCGTGGTGGCGGCCTGGAACGGCGGCGTCCCGCTGGGGGAGTCCCTGGTGCTGCTGGTGCCGACGCTGGCCTGGGTCGTCGTGGCCGTCGCACTGGCCGCCCGCGTCTTCCGCTGGGAGCCGCGCCGGTGACGGCCCCCCGCCCGCGCCGTCGGCGCGGCCGTGGGCCGGTGCGCGACGTGCACCGGCCCACGGCCCCGGTCCGGCCCCGACCAGGGACCGCGACGCGTCAGGGCGAGACGCCGCTGAGTTCGTTGGGCACCTCGTCCAGGGTGACCGACGCGGTGATCTCGCTCGTCGCCAGGTCCACGGCGTGGACCTGCTCGGTGGCGGGGTCGCTCACGTAGGCGGTGTCACCGCGGACGAACAGCGCGGGCCGGGGGTCCTGCCACTCCAGCGGCTCCTCCCAGGAGTCCATGATCTCGATGCTCTCCACGACCTCGCCCGACTCGGGGTCGATGACGTGCAGGCTGCCGTCGGTGCCCAGGACCAGGGCCTCGCTGTCCGGTCCCCGCCCGAGGGAGCGGAAGGTGTAGCTGCCGGGCAGGTCGACGACGGTGAGCTCGGCCTCGGCCGTGTCGATGAGGGCGACCTGTTCGGGGCGCTCGAGCTCGGCGTCCGGGTCGGTCTTGTAGTCGCCCAGCACGATCGGCGACTCCTCCGAACCGGCCTGGTTGCCGATTCGCGCGTAGTCGTCGAGACCGTCGACCTTGGTGAACGCGCCGTCCTGGTAGATCAGCACGCCGTCCTCACAGCCGATGACGACCACCTCGTCCTGGGCGGTGGCCTCACCGTGCACGCCCGGGCACTCCTCGTTGCGGGTGATCTCCTCCCCGTCGGCGTCCAGTGCCATGGCGCCCACACGCTCCTCCTCGTTGCCGAGGGTGGTGACGAGTTCGCCGTTGGTCAGTTCGATGGCCACACCGTGGTGGGCCTCCTCGCTCATGTGGACGTCGGTCTCGGGGAGGCCGTCGCCGAGCGCGTCGGAGTCGAAGGCGGTGACCTCGCCGCTGCCGTCGGCGAACAGCACGGTCCGGCCGCCGTGCCGGACGACGTGCCCGGGTGCCTCGGCGGCGAAGAGCGTGTCGGTCAGCTCGCCGCCGGCGGCGTCCAGGACCTGGAAGCCCTCGGCCGTGGAGACGAGCACGTGCCGGTCGTCGCCGGCCGGGTTGATCCGGTTGAAGCCCTCCAGTTCGATGTCCGCGGCGACCTCCAGCGTGTCGCCGTCCAGCACGTACAGGCCGCCGTCGTAGGTGGTCACGACCGGGTCGGCGATCGACACGGCCTCCGCGGCGGGGTCCTCGCCCCCGGAGGCGGCCGGGTCCTGCCCTGCGCCGCAGGCGGTCAGCAGGAGGCCGGCCGAGACCAGGACGGGCGGAGCCGCCCAGCTCTTGAGGTGCTTCGCCATGTTCATGGGGTGTCGTCTCCAGTGGTGTGATGGAAGGGGCCGCGGGCGTGCCGAGGGACGGGCCCGCCGCGGTGTGGGAACCCGGGGTCCGGGTCAGTCGTCACCGAGTCCGGTGACGATGGCTTCGGTGTTGGAGCGGGTCATCTCCAGGTAGGTGGCCGCGCCCTGGCCCTCCTCGCTCAGCGACTCGGAGAACAGGGGGACGACCTCGATGTCGACACCCGCCTCCTCCGCCATGACGGTGGCCAGCCGGTCGGGCTGGGAGGAGTCGGCGAAGACGGCGCCGACCCCCGCCTCGCGCACGGTGTCGGACAGGTCCTTGAGGTCGGCGGTGCTCGGGGAGGCCAGGGTGGTGCCGCTGGGGATCACGGCGCCGATGACCTCGAAGCCGTAGCGGTCGGCGAGGTAGCCGAACACGTGGTGGTTGGTCACCAGCTTGCGGTCCTGCTCGGGGATGGCGGAGAACTCCTCGGCCATCCACGCGTCGAGTTCCTCCAGTTCGGCCGTGTAGGCCTCGGCGTTCGCGCGCACGGCGTCGGCGTCCACCCCCTCGACCCGCTCGACCACGTTCTCGGTGATCAGGTCGACGGCCCGGACGACCCGTCGCGGATCGGTCCAGAAGTGCGGGTCGGGCTCGCCCTCGTGCTCGTCGGAGGCATAGGGGAGGGGGTCGACGCCCGCACCGACCTCCAGGGCGGTCACACCGGCCTCCTCGGCCGCCGTGACGTTGCGCAGCACGCCCTCCTCCAGACCGAGGCCGTTGTAGACCACCAGGTCGGCGTTCTCGACGGCCGCGGCCTCCTGGGCCGAGATCCCGAAGGAGTGGGGGTCGGCGTTGGGCTTCATCAGAACCGTGACCTCGGCCTCCTCGCCCACGACGGCGCGGGTGATGTCGCCCAGGATGTTGGTCGTCACGACGACGCCCCCGCCCCGGTCGTCCCCTGACGAGCAGGAGGCCGTTCCGAGGGCGGTCGCCGCCAGGGCGACCGCCGCGGCGCAGAGGCGCAGCGGCTCCGGTGTCCTCATGTCCTTCACCGTCCCGTCTCGACCATGAGGTGCGGCGCGATCCCGGTGTCGAGGGTCCGCGCGACACGCAGGTCGTCGTTGTAGTCGATCTCGTGCACGACGCCCGCTTCGGCGTCGTTGACGTAGGCGCGGCCGGTGTCGATCTGGATCGTGGGCGCGGGGTCCGCGCCCACCTCGTCGAGAAGACCGGCCTCGGCCTCCTGCTCGCCCGTCTCCGGGTCCAGGGAGCGCAGGGTCCCGTCGGCGGTCAGCACGAGGACGAAGGTGTCCTCGCCGACCGCGTTCACCGCGACGGCGTCGGGGACGTCCAGCCGGGTCCACGCCGGCTCCGAGAGGTCGAGGGCCCACACCTGCCCGTCGGTGGAGAGGGCGGCCAGGACGGCGGAGCCGGGCCGGTGCTGGAAGGACTCCGTCCTGGCGCCGCCGTCGGGGTAGGGGATGGTCTCGGCGTGCAGGGCGTCGTCGTCCTCGGTCACGTGGAGGGTCCCCTCCTCGCAGCCGACGACCAGGCCCCGGCGCGTGACCGCCGCGCCGGCGGGATCGGTGCAGGTGCCGTCGAGGACGTCCTCCTCGGCGCCCTCGCGGTCGTGGACCCGCACCCGCCCGTCGGAACCGCCCGCGGCCACCACGAGCCTCCCGGCGAAGGGCAGCGCGGTCGCCGAGCCCTCCGGGACCGCGGCCGCGGGCTCGACCGTGCCGTCCTCCAGCGCGGGGCGCTCCAGGGTCCTGGACGCGCCGTGTTCGTCGATGAGGGAGGTCAGGGCGGGGTCCGTGACCGCTCCGCGGGCCGCGAAGTCCTCCAGAGCGCCCACGTGTCCGATGCCGGTGCGGTAGTAGTGGCTGTGGTCGCCGTGGTCCACGGTCCAGGCGCCGCTGTCCACGATGTCTGTCGTCCCGTGATCCGATGACCGGAGGTACGCGAACCTGCCGTCGCCCGTGATTCCGTCGACGTCCGGTACCGG from Nocardiopsis aegyptia harbors:
- a CDS encoding WD40 repeat domain-containing protein, with the translated sequence MTSEHRPAAVLGATGLGALLLLTGCADAEPAESPGQAGASEGEEVPHGYVEGAEETAEPQSRLVVADTGTGDVRVLDLITEEVTELDPVPDVDGITGDGRFAYLRSSDHGTTDIVDSGAWTVDHGDHSHYYRTGIGHVGALEDFAARGAVTDPALTSLIDEHGASRTLERPALEDGTVEPAAAVPEGSATALPFAGRLVVAAGGSDGRVRVHDREGAEEDVLDGTCTDPAGAAVTRRGLVVGCEEGTLHVTEDDDALHAETIPYPDGGARTESFQHRPGSAVLAALSTDGQVWALDLSEPAWTRLDVPDAVAVNAVGEDTFVLVLTADGTLRSLDPETGEQEAEAGLLDEVGADPAPTIQIDTGRAYVNDAEAGVVHEIDYNDDLRVARTLDTGIAPHLMVETGR